GGGTCGTATCCAAAGACCGTGGATTCTAACTACGGGCCAGTCACCGTTGATGTGCCAAGAGATCGGGCTGGAACATTCTTGCCAACTATGGTCCCTAAAGGCTCGAGGAGATTGACTGATGTCGATGACATGATCGTTAGCTTGTACGCCGGTGGGATGACAATTAGGGATATCCAGCATCATATGGCAACGGCGATGCGTGTTGATATTTCCCATGAGACGATTTCAGCGGTTACTGACGCCGTCCTCGATGAGGTCATGGTCTGGCAAAACCGCCAGCTAGACGAGTTCTACCCGGTCATTTTCCTGGATGCGCTGCGCATTAAAGTCCGCGATGGCGGCCGAGTGGTCAATAAGTCCGCGTACATGGCTATCGGCGTGGATCTCGACGGTATCAAGCACATTTTGGGATTGTGGATTGCCAAAGAAGAAGGCGCTTCATTTTGGGCGCAGGTATGTGCCAATCTTTCCAATCGTGGGGTCAAGGACGTCTTTATCGTCTGCTGTGACGGGCTTAAAGGTCTGCCTGAAGCAGTTGAGGCAACGTGGCCGAACTCTATGGTGCAAACCTGTATCGTGCACCTGATTCGTGCCGCTAACCGGTGGGTAGCCTACGGAGATCGCCGGGGCGTATCGGCCGCGTTGAAAAAGATTTACACCGCCACGGACGAGTCCACAGCTAAGGCTGCCTTAGACGAATTTGAAGCCTCTGAATTGGGAGAAAAGTATCCACGCTCAGTCAAGGTCTGGCGAGATGCTTGGGCGCGTTTCGTACCGTTTCTGCAGTTCCCACCAGCGGCCAGAAAAGTAATCTATACGACGAACTCGATTGAATCATTCAACAATGAACTGCGTAAAGCTACCCGCAACAGGGTACAGTTCACCAACGATGAATCAGCGCTCAAGACGCTGTGGCTGATGATCTGCAATATCGAAGACAAACGAGCTGCAAAGAGAGCGAAGCAGGGCAAACGAGTCTCAGCGACAGCCGGCAGACTCATGGAAGGAGCCCGAGTTTCCGGCTGGAAACAAGCCATTAACCAAATGGCCGTGGCCTACCCCGACAGCTTCGACAAATACCTATAAACCTAGCCCCACACACAAACAACTTGACGCTGATAATGGGAATACAGGATCGGAACCACGTGGAATGACCCACTTCTTGACTGGCCATGATCTCCTCATGTGCCTTCAGCGTGATCTGTCTTCCATGTTAGTTCCGACCCTGTACCGCAATCTGGTGAATCCGCCCATGACCTTATAGGAGCGTGACGTCTCCACCGTGACCACCCCGGCAGGTGTCTAGTGTAGTCGTCCCATCAGCGTCTTGTCTGCCCGGAAACCCCGGATCGCGGGTCACCCGCACGTTTGCTCACAGACAGGACCTGATCCCCAATGTCTACCACTTTCGACTGCCCCACCGGCCCCGTTGCCGGAATCGACACCCACACCGATACCCACACTGTTGCCGTTATTTCGGACACCGGCCGGCACATCGCCACCGACACCTTCCCCGCCACCAACCCTGGCTACGTGGCGATTTCAGAGTTCATGGCAACCTACGGTGTCACCACCGTCGGTGTGGAAGGAACCAGCTCCTATGGAGCAGGCCTGACACGCCACCTTCGCACCCAGAAATACTCAGTCGTAGAAGTCTTACGCCCTACCCGGGCCGTTCGACGCCGGGACGGCAAATCAGACCCCGTTGATGCTGTCGCTGCCGCCCGCCAGGTGCTCACCGGGGAAGCCTTAAGCATCCCGAAAGACACTTCCGGGCCAGTGGAATCCCTCCGTGGGTTGCAGATCACCCGCCGTCAGCTCGTGATGACAGCAGCGAAACTGATGACAACGATCAAATCGTTGCTGGTCACAGCACCCGATGAGATTCGACGCCGCTATAGTGCGATGTCCACATTGGTCATGGTGGAGGCCTTGTCCCGGTGCCGACCATCAGCTGACCTGGCCGACCCCAGAAATGGGGTGCTCCTCGCGTTGAAGACATTAGCCACCACCTATCGTGATTTACAGAAACAGGGTACGCAGCTGGAAAAACACATCAGTATCCTGGTTGAGATGATCAATCCGCATGTGACCTCGATATTTGGGTGTGGTTCCGTGGTGGCTGCTGATCTGATTGTCAGTGTGGGGGATAATCCAGGCCGGATTCACTCCGAGGCAGCATTAGCTCATCTGTGCGGGGCCGCACCGATTCCGGCTAGTTCTGGACGGACTCATCGGCACCGTCTCAACCGGGGTGGTGATCGTCGGGCGAATTCTGCGTTGCATCGGATCGCGTTGGTGCGGATGCATCATGACCAACGCACCAGGGACTACGTAGCCAAACGCACCAAGGAAGGATTGTCGAAAAAGGAGATCTTACGGTGTCTGAAACGCGCCATTGTCAGGGAGGTCTACCGGGTGTTGTGCTTGGGTCAGGCCGTTCTTCCAACGGGCCAGGTAGAGGTTGATGAACTCAAAGCTCGACGGATCGAGAGGCAGTTATCGCAAGCCCAGGTTGCTGAAAAACTCGGGTGTGCCCCGGCGAGAATCAGTGATATCGAAACCGGCAAGCGCCCTTTGCCGGAGTTGAGGTTGGCTTATGAAGAACTTCTCAAATCAGCTTGACACAACATAGGAGCATCACCCTCCGAACAAGCAAGCATTGATAGATGCAGGTCTGCACTACATTTTGTCGGTGAAACCCCACCGTGCCTGAGGTGATTGAAACCTGGCGGCGGGAAATCCCTGGTGAAGCCTACGCCCACGGCCAGATCTGGACACAAGCCTCGGCAAGCGATGCGCGCAAACACACAACCCCGAATACGGTGACCCACTTCCAGTACTCCTATGATCGGGCCAGACGCGGCCTGCGCGGAATCAAAGAGCAAGTCGCAAAAGCCAAACGCGCTGTTGACGGCGAAATCGCCATTAAGCGCAACCGCTATTTCGATCTTTCCACCCCGAACAAGAAGGTCAACTACGCTCTTGCTGCCAAACACCGAGCCCTAGCCGGAATTAAAGGCTATGAAACCGACCTGACCGCTCTTCCCGCCCAGGAGGTTATCGGGCATTACCGCAGGCTATTCCACATTGAAAATGTCGTATCGGATGTCGAAATCAGACCTGAAAGCACGCCCAATCTATGCGAGGAAACAAAACTCGATCACAGCACATCTCAATATTGTGATGGCAGCACTAGCCGTGACCCACCTGATGGAGCCCCGCAGTGGTCACTTCATCAAACGCCTCGTGAGAACACTCAAGAAATACCGCAGCTTTCAACTCGTCGTTGGCGGCGAAACCATTCACGCCGCCGTACCATTCCCGCCCGACCTCACTGCCACCATCCAAGTAATCACCGGCCGCGAACTTCCGCACAAAATTGGCCTAAGTCAGGTTAGAAGGGAATCAGCACACCGTCTCGTGGGATTCGTGCTCTGGGTGCTCAATCTGGATGGTGGAGTGCTCGATACCGTGTTCGCGCAGGGCCTGCTGGGCGGCATCCAACAGCGGGCCGGTGCCGACGGTGCCGTCGCGCACGATATGCACGGTCGTGAGCACGTTCACGCCGTCCAGGCTCCACAGGTGCAGGTCGTGGATGTCAGCAACGCCCTCGACCTGCCGCAGCGCGGGCTCGATCGCACTGGCGTCGAAGTCCGCCGGGACTTGCTCGAGCAGCACGCTCGCCGAAAGCCGCATGAGCTGCCAAGCGCGCGGCAGCACCATCGCCGCGATCGCTAGGGAGGCGATCACGTCCGCCGCCACAAACCCCGTGGTCAGTACCACGATGCCGGCCACGATTACTGCGATCGAGCCGAGCATATCCACTAACACGTGCAAGAACGCGCCCTCCACGTTGATCGAGGATTTGCGGTGCCGGTGCAGAACCCACGCCGATAGCGCATTCGCCACCAGGCCGATCACCGCGATGATCAGCATCGTTTTTCCCTGCACTTCGGCCGGGCTCTGCAGGCGGCGCACCGCCTCGACGACAATCCACACCGAGATCGCCAGCACCATCACTGCGTTCGCCAGTGCAGCAAGCACCTCCACTCGTCGGTAGCCGTACGTGGCCTGAGCCGATGCTTGTCGGCGCCCAACCAACACCGCTAACACCGCGATGATCAACCCCGCAGCGTCGGAAAGCATGTGCATCGCATCCGCCATCAGCGCCATCGAACCCGCCAACCAGCCGCCGATCAGCTCCGCGAAGAAGACGGTGCCGGTAATGCCTAGCGCAATCAAGAGTGCGCGCAGCGGCGTGCCGGAGTGATCGTGGTCGTGGTGCTCGTGTGCCATGCACTCAGCCTATCCCCGTCGACGCTTATTGACAATTAATTGAAAATGGATGGCGGTAAGCGCAGCCACTGAGGCCAAGTCGGCCTGATTTAGGTCATTGTGCAGTTGTCCTTTGAATGTGTAGAGAAGCTGAAACATGAACAACCAAAAAGTACTGCAGCCGCATGTCAGGAAAGCAACCGCTGAGTGTACTCGAGGTAAATATAAATCTACATTTGTATAAATGTATATAGAAAAGCGCCGCGAGCCGTGGAACGTGTTAAAGGGTGGGTCGCGGCGCTCGTGCCAAAAATCTACTTCTTGGTTTCACCCAACAAGTGACACTGAATCATGTTGGTGTTGCCAGCAATTCCTGGAGGAGTACCAGCAATGACGACAATCATGTCGCCTTCCTCGTACCTGTCCATCTCCAGCAATGCATCATCGATAGCTTCCATCATGTCATCGGTGGACTTAACGTGCGGGCTCAAGAAGGTCTCAGCACCCCACGTCAAAGCTAGCTGGGAGCGAACCGCTGGGTCCGGCGTAAACGCCAACAGCGGAAGCTGGGAGTGCAGGCGAGCCACGCGCTTAGCGGTATCGCCGGAGGTAGTAAAGGCTACGATGGCCTTTGCATTGAGGCGCTCGGCAATATCGCGGGCGGAATAGGACACCACACCACGCTTGGTGCGCGGAACGTGGGACAGCGGTGGAACCTTGCCGCCATCTTCAGCATTAGCCACGATCTTGGACATGGTGCGCACGACGTTCTGCGGGTCAATACCCACGGAAGTCTCACCAGAGAGCATAACGGCGTCAGCGCCATCGAGAACGGCGTTAGCCACGTCGGAAGCCTCTGCACGGGTCGGGCGCAGGTTAGAAATCATGGAATCCAGCATCTGGGTAGCCACGATGACCGGCTTAGCGTTCTCGCGAGCAATCTGGATAGCGCGCTTCTGGAACAGCGGCACGCGCTCCAGCGGCACCTCAACACCGAGGTCGCCACGGGCAATCATGATGGCATCGAATGCCAGCACGATAGACTCGAGCGCGTCTACTGCCTCAGGCTTTTCCAGCTTGGCAATGACTGGAACGCGGCGACCCTCTTCGTCCATAATCTCATGGACCTTATCCACATCTGCTGGGGAGCGGACGAAGGACAGTGCCACGAGGTCAACGCCGAGATTCAAAGCGAAGCGCAGGTCAGCGATATCCTTTTCCGACAAAGCCGGCACGGAGATATCCATACCAGGGAGGGAAACGCCCTTGTTATTGGAAACCGGGCCACCTTCGGTGACCTCACAGACGACGTCGTTGCCGTCGACTTCCTTACAAACAACGGCAACCTTGCCGTCGTCAATCAGCAGGCGGTCACCTGGCTTAGCATCTTTGGCCAGGCCCTTGTAGGTGGTGGAGACGCGGTCATGGGTGCCTTCGATATCGTCCACGGTAATGCGGACGATCTGGCCGTTATCCCACTGCTCCTCGCCGTTGATAAAGCGGCCAAGGCGAATCTTGGGGCCTTGGAGGTCCGCCAAGATACCTACGGCGCGGCCGGTCTTATCGGTGGCTTGGCGCACCCAGTTGTAATTCGCCTCGTGGTCTGCATGCTCGCCGTGAGACATATTCAGGCGGGCAACGTCCATGCCGTCCTGTACGAGGCGCAAGATGCCGTCCTCGCTAGCAACGGCAGGGCCGAGAGTACAAACAATCTTCGTTCTTCTATCCAGCATTATTGGCCTATTCCGTCGGGGGAAATTGAACACTCCCCAACCTACTCCTTCGAAAGGATTGGGGCCACAATTTTGTGGTTCCATTTTCTGAACGGACACCACAAAATGCCCCATTTCCCACAAAAACAAATCCAACCGGGCACACTTGGGCAGTATTTACGTCGATAAAGAGCCCGGTTGCTGCCCATCAGATACCGCGTGCTCTGGGCTGTGCTCATCAGCATCCCGGCGCTCCGCCCAATACTTAGGATCTACCTCTTCGGGGGACTCTGGCCCCTGGCGGTGCCTATCGAGCACGAAGAAGACAATCGCGGCGATGAGAAAAATCGCTAGGGAGACGATGATATTCACGCGGACCCCAAAGATATGGGTCGCTTCATCGGAACGCATCCCTTCAATAAAGAAGCGGCCCAATGTATAGCCCATGACATAGAGAGCAAAGACGCGGCCGTGCCCCAACTTCCAGGCCTTGTGAGCCCACAAGAGGAAAAGGCAGACCAAGACATTCCACACGAGCTCGTACAGGAAGGTCGGGTGCACCGAGGTCATGACCTCACCCGTGGAGTGTCCGGAAACGGGAGCATAGCCACCATTTTCATTGACGCGGTAATAGATGTCTAAAGCCCACGGAACGTCGGTCGGGCGTCCGTAGAGCTCCTGGTTAAACCAGTTACCTAGGCGTCCAATCGCTTGCGCGAGGACGAGGCCTGGCGCCACCGCGTCAGCAAAGGGGCCGAGCGGCACCTTCTTCACTTTAAAAAGCACCCATAAAGCTAGTGCGCCCAAGGCTACGGCGCCCCAAATGCCCAGGCCGCCGTTGGTAATCTTCAGCGCGTCCGCGGGATTGCAGCTATCGCAGAAGTACTTCTGGTTATCGGTAATGACGTGGTAGAGCCGCCCGCCAATGATGCCGGCTGGGATGACCACGATGGCGGCATCCCATACTGTGTCTGGGTTACCGCCGCGTGCGGTATAGCGGCGTAAGGTCATTCGCAGGGCGACGATAATTCCTACGATGATGCACAGCGCATAGGCACGAATGGGAATGGGCCCCAACTGCCACACGCCCTGCGGCGGAGACGGAATATTTGCAAGAATTTCTGTGTGCACGTAGCTAGTGTGCCTTATCCCCCACCCCACCAGCTAGTTGGGGCCTTAATCTATCTTGCGCGCGGGGCACGCTGGATGCTGCCCGGCAGCCACCAAGGAGCGCGCCAGCGCCGTAGGATCTTGGGCAGCCATGACGGATTCGCCCACCAAAACTGCATCGGCGCCGCGTGAAGCATAGTGAAACAGGTTGCGCGCGTTGTTTACCCCGCCTACTGCGATGCGCAGGATGGATTCTGGCAGGCCTGGGGCGATATCGTTAAACGCCTCGCGGTTAATGGCATCCGAAGCCAACGACCACGCATTGATGGCGATGACGCTACTTCCTGCCTTGATTGCGCGGTCGACCTCTGCGCAGTTGCGTACCTCTACGATGGCGGTCATACCGAGCGATT
The nucleotide sequence above comes from Corynebacterium tuberculostearicum. Encoded proteins:
- a CDS encoding IS256 family transposase encodes the protein MTTVARRDPADKAKIDAIEKKLLANPEIAKLIDDLGTSTTDANDLVRGMLQASITRGLNAEMDAHLGYESGDRSAKAAAGTDNHRNGSYPKTVDSNYGPVTVDVPRDRAGTFLPTMVPKGSRRLTDVDDMIVSLYAGGMTIRDIQHHMATAMRVDISHETISAVTDAVLDEVMVWQNRQLDEFYPVIFLDALRIKVRDGGRVVNKSAYMAIGVDLDGIKHILGLWIAKEEGASFWAQVCANLSNRGVKDVFIVCCDGLKGLPEAVEATWPNSMVQTCIVHLIRAANRWVAYGDRRGVSAALKKIYTATDESTAKAALDEFEASELGEKYPRSVKVWRDAWARFVPFLQFPPAARKVIYTTNSIESFNNELRKATRNRVQFTNDESALKTLWLMICNIEDKRAAKRAKQGKRVSATAGRLMEGARVSGWKQAINQMAVAYPDSFDKYL
- a CDS encoding IS110 family transposase, with protein sequence MSTTFDCPTGPVAGIDTHTDTHTVAVISDTGRHIATDTFPATNPGYVAISEFMATYGVTTVGVEGTSSYGAGLTRHLRTQKYSVVEVLRPTRAVRRRDGKSDPVDAVAAARQVLTGEALSIPKDTSGPVESLRGLQITRRQLVMTAAKLMTTIKSLLVTAPDEIRRRYSAMSTLVMVEALSRCRPSADLADPRNGVLLALKTLATTYRDLQKQGTQLEKHISILVEMINPHVTSIFGCGSVVAADLIVSVGDNPGRIHSEAALAHLCGAAPIPASSGRTHRHRLNRGGDRRANSALHRIALVRMHHDQRTRDYVAKRTKEGLSKKEILRCLKRAIVREVYRVLCLGQAVLPTGQVEVDELKARRIERQLSQAQVAEKLGCAPARISDIETGKRPLPELRLAYEELLKSA
- a CDS encoding cation diffusion facilitator family transporter, which codes for MAHEHHDHDHSGTPLRALLIALGITGTVFFAELIGGWLAGSMALMADAMHMLSDAAGLIIAVLAVLVGRRQASAQATYGYRRVEVLAALANAVMVLAISVWIVVEAVRRLQSPAEVQGKTMLIIAVIGLVANALSAWVLHRHRKSSINVEGAFLHVLVDMLGSIAVIVAGIVVLTTGFVAADVIASLAIAAMVLPRAWQLMRLSASVLLEQVPADFDASAIEPALRQVEGVADIHDLHLWSLDGVNVLTTVHIVRDGTVGTGPLLDAAQQALREHGIEHSTIQIEHPEHESHETVC
- the pyk gene encoding pyruvate kinase — encoded protein: MDRRTKIVCTLGPAVASEDGILRLVQDGMDVARLNMSHGEHADHEANYNWVRQATDKTGRAVGILADLQGPKIRLGRFINGEEQWDNGQIVRITVDDIEGTHDRVSTTYKGLAKDAKPGDRLLIDDGKVAVVCKEVDGNDVVCEVTEGGPVSNNKGVSLPGMDISVPALSEKDIADLRFALNLGVDLVALSFVRSPADVDKVHEIMDEEGRRVPVIAKLEKPEAVDALESIVLAFDAIMIARGDLGVEVPLERVPLFQKRAIQIARENAKPVIVATQMLDSMISNLRPTRAEASDVANAVLDGADAVMLSGETSVGIDPQNVVRTMSKIVANAEDGGKVPPLSHVPRTKRGVVSYSARDIAERLNAKAIVAFTTSGDTAKRVARLHSQLPLLAFTPDPAVRSQLALTWGAETFLSPHVKSTDDMMEAIDDALLEMDRYEEGDMIVVIAGTPPGIAGNTNMIQCHLLGETKK
- the lgt gene encoding prolipoprotein diacylglyceryl transferase: MHTEILANIPSPPQGVWQLGPIPIRAYALCIIVGIIVALRMTLRRYTARGGNPDTVWDAAIVVIPAGIIGGRLYHVITDNQKYFCDSCNPADALKITNGGLGIWGAVALGALALWVLFKVKKVPLGPFADAVAPGLVLAQAIGRLGNWFNQELYGRPTDVPWALDIYYRVNENGGYAPVSGHSTGEVMTSVHPTFLYELVWNVLVCLFLLWAHKAWKLGHGRVFALYVMGYTLGRFFIEGMRSDEATHIFGVRVNIIVSLAIFLIAAIVFFVLDRHRQGPESPEEVDPKYWAERRDADEHSPEHAVSDGQQPGSLST